A region from the Lolium perenne isolate Kyuss_39 chromosome 4, Kyuss_2.0, whole genome shotgun sequence genome encodes:
- the LOC127292530 gene encoding uncharacterized protein, whose amino-acid sequence MAAQMIIRASGRVSAVARNGTVAALKVEVAAAGATAGHYATHGAFRALAVACGALGFVGGAAYLCYSKGVGFTKYLLSPATSNAPRHDRERANAQKAEWRGKRLRCTREIRRLTRH is encoded by the exons ATGGCGGCGCAGATGATCATTCGGGCGTCCGGCAGGGTCTCCGCCGTCGCCCGCAACGGGACGGTCGCCGCTCTCAAGGTGGAGGtggccgccgccggcgccacTGCGGGCCACTACGCGACGCACGGCGCCTTCCGCGCACTCGCCGTCGCGTGCGGGGCGCTTGGGTTCGTCGGCGGCGCGGCCTACCTCTGCTACTCCAAGGGCGTCGGCTTCACCAAGTACCTCCTGTCCCCCGCTACGTCCAACGCGCCTCGACACGACCGTGAAAG GGCCAACGCGCAAAAGGCGGAGTGGAGAGGAAAGCGTCTCCGCTGTACACGGGAGATCCGACGCTTGACCAGGCATTAG
- the LOC127292529 gene encoding accelerated cell death 11 produces MGSTEADKPLRRIGASFEDLAAVAKQQQPAAMAAGDFSRACSHVSVLFGCLGIAFKFAEMDYVAKVNDLLEASKSVSTLPSMVEQDIQKGTVRVAGSHTRNLLRVKRGIDMVKVLFEQILVTEGNSLKDAASKAYAQVFAPHHGWAIRKAVGAGMYALPSKSQLLKKLNEDEASAKAQMQSFVRSSGPVILYIEDLFTSRNLGLDW; encoded by the exons ATGGGGTCGACCGAGGCGGACAAGCCGCTGCGGCGGATCGGCGCCTCGTTCGAGGACCTGGCGGCCGTCGCCAAGCAGCAGCAGcccgcggccatggcggcggggGACTTCTCCCGCGCCTGCTCCCACGTATCCGTCCTCTTCGGCTGCCTCGGCATCGCCTTCAAGTTCGCCGAGATGGACTACGTTGCCAAG GTCAATGATTTACTGGAGGCATCCAAGTCGGTCTCAACATTGCCCTCCATGGTTGAGCAAGACATTCAGAAGGGCACTGTAAGAGTGGCGGGCAGCCACACGAGGAATCTGCTCAGGGTTAAACGTGGGATTGATATGGTCAAAGTTCTGTTTGAGCAGATACTGGTTACAGA GGGCAACTCCCTGAAGGACGCAGCATCAAAGGCTTATGCTCAGGTGTTTGCTCCTCACCATGGCTGGGCCATACGGAAAGCAGTTGGTGCTGGAATGTATGCCCTTCCTTCCAAGTCGCAGCTCTTGAAGAAACTGAATGAAGATG AGGCTTCAGCAAAGGCTCAAATGCAGAGTTTCGTGAGGTCATCTGGACCAGTAATTCTCTACATCGAAGACCTCTTCACCTCAAGGAATTTAGGATTAGACTGGTGA
- the LOC127346783 gene encoding uncharacterized protein gives MLLDHRNLTSILLARLLYKEIVENKAIGVKAIQQRVHLKYEYVISYGKAWRAKQTALENRFGTFLDAYDGVVRHLQTLKDRNPGTYVDIQDFGIPEFPTVRVLHMVFFAFNICIEAFNHYRLVMCVDGTFLTGKYMGQILTAIGVDGNNRIVPLAFAFVERKNTASLLGFFRQIKKSIVKDRPNVCNLHNRHAYILAAIKTLKQA, from the coding sequence ATGCTGCTGGATCACCGAAACCTTACCTCCATTTTGCTTGCTCGCCTGTTGTACAAGGAGATTGTAGAGAATAAAGCGATTGGGGTTAAAGCCATCCAGCAGAGAGTTCACCTTAAATATGAGTATGTAATTTCATATGGCAAGGCATGGAGGGCTAAACAGACGGCACTGGAGAACAGATTCGGGACCTTCCTAGATGCTTATGACGGCGTCGTCCGTCACCTCCAGACATTGAAGGACCGGAATCCGGGCACCTATGTGGACATACAAGATTTTGGGATACCAGAGTTCCCTACTGTCAGGGTTCTGCACATGGTGTTCTTCGCATTCAACATATGCATCGAGGCTTTCAACCACTATCGTCTGGTGATGTGTGTAGATGGAACTTTTCTGACTGGCAAGTACATGGGTCAGATTCTGACAGCCATTGGCGTGGACGGCAATAATCGAATTGTGCCTCTCGCATTTGCATTTGTTGAGAGGAAGAACACTGCTAGCTTGTTAGGGTTCTTCAGGCAGATAAAAAAATCAATTGTGAAAGATCGCCCAAATGtgtgcaacctccacaacaggcatGCATATATACTTGCGGCTATCAAGACGCTGAAACAAGCATGA